A window of Daphnia pulicaria isolate SC F1-1A chromosome 4, SC_F0-13Bv2, whole genome shotgun sequence genomic DNA:
GCCTGGCTAATGTCGTAGAGACGAGGGAACGCGTGGCCCAGCCTCTGCGTCCGGTAAAAGTTCAAGCGCTGCGGCTTGTAGAGCGGCAGACGGGACACGCCCGGCCACGTCGATTCCGTCGGCGTCCCCAAAATCTGTTTGACCCACAAAAATTCATcaacaaaatcaattaataCAAAATTGAGCAAAAATTTTACCTTGAAGATTCTTTCCAATTGATCGGCAGCGTCTTTGACGCCTGGAAATGCCGGACTGCCCGTCAGGAGCTCGACAAAGATGCAGCCAACGCCCCAGAGGTCCAGCGGCGAAGAGTATTGCGTTGAGCCGAGTAGGACTTCAGGCGGCCGGTACCAGAGGGTCACGACTTCGCTTGAGAAGGTGTGCGACGGAACCGATTGGGCGCGGGCCAGCCCGAAATCGGCCAATTTGAGTTCGCCGACTTCGCTGATGAGCAAATTCTGCGGCTTGAGATCCCGGTGGAGGATCTTGCGCCGGTGGACGTACGAGAGGCCACGCAGGAGCTGAAACAGGAACAAACGGACGTTGTGAGCCTGCAATCCGCCCGGATGCCTCTCCAGATACTGAGCCAAATCCGAATgctgtcgagaaagaaagaaaaattaaaatgaaaatcgatTCAAACGGAATGACCAAATGACGAGACTTACGACGTATTCAAAGACGAACGTTAGCGACGTTTTCGTGTGCACAATGTCGTGCAGGGTGACGACGTTGGCGTGGCGCAGGTCACGAAGTAGAGAAGCTTCACGGATGGCCGTGAATGGAgcaccttcttcttcctgcaaACGAATTTCCTTCAGCGCCACCACTTGCTGAGTCAAActacaaaattaaaagaaacaaattggtcAGAAATGTCGACAACATTTTCGAGTAATTCGATTCAAAGTTTTTACTTGCTGAATCCTCGGTAGACGGTGGCGTAAGAGCCTTCGCCTAGCTGCTCCAGTCGTAGGTAATTCTCGATTTTGCCAAACGGACTGGTTCCCTATTAAGGCGGGAAAGTTTGAAACAtataaaaagcagaaaaaggaaaggattacaataaaatgatgaattgAATACATACCCCGAAGGCTGAGTATCTTTTGGAGCGACGAATAGACTCGGAGGGTTTCAAATTGATGGCGGATGCGCTGGGTAGGACGACACTGGCTCCGGCCAGGTGAGGGTCGATGGGCTGGTGTCGGTAAACCTCCGATTTGGGACGCTGTTTCAGGTGGGACGAGGACGATTTCTTACTACGTCTCAGCACCACTTGTTCACCTCCAACCGTAGCAATTCGGCTGCTGGTATCTTGAGCACACGCATCGTCACTTCCCAAACCGGAATCGGCACCACCAGAACCCTGTCGTcattaaaaccaaaataataaaataagaagtaGAAGAGGGAATAACAATATTTGCAGATTCTACCTTCAATTTTTCGAATTCTGGATCCCGGCTGGCGCTGAGCAAATCTCCGTCACTTAGTCGTAGCCTCTCCCATCGGAGGTCTGGCTCACCTTGGCCACCAGATGCATCACCATTCTCCTGCAGCGAGTCCCTGGTTTCACTGTCCAGCTTGTCCAGATACTCGTCAGAGAATCCTGCTTTGCCCCTCATGCTGAGTCCGTTGTGGTCCTTGCGGTAGCCCATGTGAGAGAGTCTGGTCTGAGATCTTGTTCGGCTGATGGACCAGTCTTCTTTGGCCAGAgctgtcgagagagagagagataagaaattaaaagagGCAACGGGGGAAAAGGTAATGCAAACACTTACAGGCCAGCCTGCCCAAGCTGTCACTGAGTCGTTTCCTCAGCCTGGCCACCTTGCTGAGCTTGTTCTTGGTTTCCGACATGGCGAACTGGAATGAGGAAACTCTTGGGTATTAGGCGGATCACTGACCGAGCACCTGCATTTCTCCTATGAGCAACTGATGGTGACGTAGAGATTGGCCAACACTTGAGATATGGTGGTCATTGCTAAGGTTGCACTCCCCTTTTCGTCGCGAATATCCCACACGAGCCGATAGCACAAAGGAGCTCAGACGACAAAAATTGGGCGGTTGCGAGTCGTGATCGAGTGGGCAGTAGTAGGATGTGGGAGGGGGCCGCGATCGAATCTAAACTTGGAAGCCAAATCAAGGCCCCGATAAGATAACAGAGCGCGGGCTCCGTACGAACGCGCAAGTCCCTCACAAATCGCCACCGATTTCTCGTTACCTTCTGCTCACTTTCTCACGCAGACTGGTGCAACTTTAACGAGTGGTATCTGTCAAAATCGGacgacagtgtgtgtgtgtgctaagCAGCCATGTTTCtagtattgtgtgtgtgtataatgcCGTGAGCCTCTCTctgatgtgtgtgtacagcagaaagaaaaaagagagggggagTGTTTTAAAGCACAGCGTTGTCACGTTTGGCAAATGATCATCTGTCAAATCGATCCGTTAGAGAAAAGAACAACAAACGAAAACTGGCTTTACAACAGGAGAGATAACCTACTACTCTACATTAGatgtattttcccttttttttttaattttacctcGTGAAATCTTGACCAAACGAGTTACTATTTACATAAATTTAATGTCGCCCCCGAGGCGAATGCACGAAATGAAATCTTTTTCCCAACTATTCCAGAAATGTTTTGTGAGTCACACAACTGGTTCTTTTCGGGAGTTTcaccttgaaaaaaaatacacaaaaaataataatacactaGCCGAGTTTTTGTGTATAGTCGTGCTTTATTATTCATCGATTGTGTTTTCTAATACAATAGAAACGCTATGAATAATAGATCAAAAGGTATATACATAAAATACACGAAACTTTCTATGAGCTGCGCTATATAGTATAGAGATATGCTCATTAACTTTTCCCATGGCCGATACATTTCAAGTAGATTGTGTCCTGGATAAACACTGGTGCCAGCCAGGCTGGGAATCAAAGGTTTTCTGTCGCCTTTTGTGATGGGCGACTCACCTTTTgcttgtacacacacacacgactatCGCTCAAAGGGTGTGGCTGGCTCTGGTCGTGTGTGTCAGTCGTGAGTGAGTgatatttccccccccccctctttttccATTCCATAATAGACGACACACCTCCCTGGAGCCCATCATCCCGCAAATGCTCTATAAcgtatataaataaatcaaactttATGGTTGTATAGCAGACTACTATTGATGGTTCGCTAGGCGCGGGTGGGATTGAAACTTTTCTTATTCGACCAAAGTAGAGAGATGAGAAATGCATAAATAATCCACCCGCAGCTTTTTAGTCACGCCGTCGTTATATTCCTTTTGTTAAGTCCCGGTCATATTCATATTTCCTCATTAAAGAAAAGTCTTAACGTGTGACGTGTTTATATTACAATGACTTTGCTGTTGGGAGAAGATTAGAGTCACGCtccttttgggaaaaaaccgTCAAACTTAAATGGAAATTCTGCCGATTCATTTCCGATTGACTTTCAAATGTCGAAAATTTGGGTCGAATTGGAAAATGAACGGCCATTTTGATGACGTGTCAAGGCTGTAAGAATGTGTACCTTATGACACTATCGACaggaaatgattttaaaattcgcAAGGCtattaattgaattcaaatcaaaagttgGCGCGGGGTTTTCCGTACGTGTGAAATGACCAGCCAAACGCTCGGCTGTCGATCGATATGATCttttcattgttgttgttgcgtatAAATAGGGACAAGTGGACGAACGAGTCCATCAAATCGCATCAGTCCGTCTGAGATCGGTCCTCTGTCGTATTAGATTCACACGGTTAAGTTTTCTGTTATTTATTTAGCGCCGACGCCATGAAGAATAAGCAGCAGTCCATCATCTTGGCAGCACTGATCCTATCGATCGCCATCTGCTGGCTTCCGTCCGTAGCCAACGGTAACTATCACATTACTTTAATTGTTATTGCgtaaaacccttttttttttgttttctattttattcttgacatttcgttttattgatttcgcttttatttttcggaCATGATCGACCTCTCTCTCCGGGGGTTGCGTACATGTATAGGAATGCCGATTCTATCGGGTGAAGTGGACGGCCGTGATGGTCATCGATCTGACGCCAGTGGCGATCGATTAAGACGTCAAATGGATTACTCGGAAGACGAAACGGTCGTTGTCGATGCTCCGGCGGATGCCTACGTCGGCAGTAACGACGAACAACCAGCTGATGGCAATTTAACTTTGAGATTCGGATACGGCGGATACCAGCAGCCAGGCCCGCAGCAGTACAACCCATACGGTATAGAATATCATACGCTATTATTATGCAATAGgcgttttgaataaatttgaaaacgcgccaaagtgattgaaattcaAAGCAGTTATACCATTGAAGATGTagaattcaaatgttttgtggTAGGATGGAATTCCTATGGGGGCGGACAGCAGCCGTATGCCGGCTATCAACCACCTCAGCCTGTCCCGAATTATTACAATAATTACCCCGGAGGCTATCCTGCCGCTCCTTACGGCCCGTACAACTACAATTATCCACCGGACTACAGCAACAGTAGCAACAGCACCACGACTATGAATccgttttacaataattacgGTTACAATTATTATTACCCGATGAtgaacacgacgacgacgacgactacaacgacaacgacgacgacggccagaCCGACTACCACCACAACGAGACCTTATGGCAATTATTACGTCTTCAATTTCCGAGATGGCTCCAATCAAACGGACATTGACGACGGCGCTTATAACGGTGGTGCTGCAGGACAAGACGACGAATTCCAATTCGGCAACCGCTAAAAGTTAATAAAGGGTTGTATTCTACATGGAAAATTCCACTTCACTTcgagtttttatttatggtatttgaatttattttctatattCTGTAGCTTATACTAGTAACGCATTGAGAAATACAATACAATATAATTGccacatttgattttttaaaaagccataaaaaaatatcacaaTTAAATGATAAggtaggggggggggcctAGCCTATACCCGCCTATACCTAGGCCATATGCGTTGCCATTTTACGAAAGTCACATTTAAAATTCCTGTTTTCcgcaaaattttcatttttcatttattttcagttATGGCCACCACGTTATAATTAACCTTGACCATTTAAGTGTAATTTTGCCTTTGCGGAaaacaggaataaaaaaatatgacttTCGTAAAATGGCAACGCATGTGGCCTAGGTATAGGCAGCCGAGGGTGGGTGGCTCGAACAAAATTGACACAAAGGGTGAATTATCTGTGCTCCGTAGCCGATACTGAAATAGGCTATGCTTTGGTACTGTTGTGTTCGTTGTACTGGTGTGTGTCTTCTGCTTAATAAGATTGAAAGGAAACAAACCGAAAGCAAACGACATTCTaactaggggggggggggggggtttaagACCCCCCTTTAACAAAAGCCGACCACTTCCCCACCTAAAAAATAACCCTTCTCGAAACCCTCAACTGCCCCCACCCCTAAAAATTAAACCCTTCCCGAAATccaaactgcaaaaaaaaaacgataaacGAGGTTTAATTGCCAGCGCTTAAcatccgctgaacggatcggGATTATTTTCACATCAAATTGTTCGTCTAAACAACTATGATGAAGCAACTTGGAGAAAGGTGCGTCCATATTCAGGTAGAGGGCACCACTTGCGATGGTATCTCTAAGTAAACGCTTTTTCAGAGGGGGCCACTTGGGGTGGTTACCTTTATgtaagaaagtttttttttttttgtttttataaggaaaaagagaaaaagggttTTAAATAACTAGGTGTATTTAGCAGCTTGGGCTGTCATTCCTTGAATACACTACTAATTACAAATACTTAACTCCTCTCGTATTTGtggctttttcttcctttgatagaggctctttctctttccagGATGGGTTGATGTGGCCTGTAATGGGACTGGCGTGATTTTTTCTCCTCGTCTTCCGACTCAGATGACGATGGCCATGAATCAGACCAGCAAAGCTGAAGCTCCTCCTCTTGGCTTGAATTGTTCGGGTGGATCTTTGGAGCCGCTGCTCCAGCTGGCTCCCACTCCTCTTCAATATCGTTGGTGGGCTCTGTTTGCTGTGTTTTTGGAGCCGCTGGTCTGGTAGGCTCCTCCTTCTCTTCCTTGCTGTGGTTGCTCTGCTCCTTCTGCTGTTCTTCCGATGGATGTGGTACCGGCGCTGGCACTGGCGCTGGAGGATCGGCTGGCCTATATCGAATGTCTCCGTAATAGCGTGGACGCAGGGACTCTTGCAGCTCCTCCAAGGACACGTGATGCTGTACTACCGGTAGGAAGTTTTCCAGTGGAGTGAGGCGGCGAAAGATTCTCGGGTCCTCCAGCAAAGGATAACCTCTTTCGGATCCTTCACGCAGATGTTGGCGCTGTAACGCTTCCCGGTTTGGGGCGAATTGCGGCACAACCTGGTCTGTAATCAAAGACCTTCTCAAAATTTCTTCCCTCCTACCGGCCGGAGTATTGTGATAAGCCCTTGGCTGCTGCGGTCCTACCCAAGGGGGCAACAGACCCTCACGACGCAGCTGCGCCCTCCGAATTCTCTGATTCTTCTTGCCTATTTTCGCAGGAGGTTGGAGTTCCTCTCGGATCTCCTCTAGTTTCTTtacgaaataaaataagatattAATTAGTTCGTGTTAATGTATTGAGAAGCAAGAgtaggagaaagagagagaggcagtaactgcaaaaaaaattgcgttaAAGAATGGtcaactgagagagagagcgagtaaaaaaaaatggacgaaAAATTGACTTGGAGAAGGAGAACAAGATTCCAAAATGTCCTAATTGTTACtacagaaagagagaagagggcCTAGGGCTCACACGAGGCTGAAACGTGGCAAAAAATGGCGACCACTGTGGATTTTTCCTCAAAGAAGGTtcctgttttcaaattttgaaagaacCGGATAGGAtataatacaaaagaaaactggCGAGAGGTCTTTAAGCAATTAGGCCCCTAACAGCCAAGATAACGTGTACATAATGGTCAGTCAgatcaatttcaaataataaagttaggagagaggaaaaacaaattctgagtttgcaaaatttaaaaataacatggTAAAATAACTTAAAGGTTTCGAAGGCCCATGTTATGTACATTTAGGATTCTGGCTTTTCAACTTACTCTTAATTTTACAGGAAAGATGATTCTTCCCAATTGCTTCTTAACCACTCGCCTATTGCTTACACACTGAATTATTTACAGAAGATTGGGGGACAAAAATGGCGCAGATAATAAGGTGGAGAACAATTGAATGTGTGGGGGGCCAGATATCGGGGGCCGGGGCCCCTAAGGCAATAATCATGGAGATGCGACTGGTGAACGAATCCGTCGCTCGGATCGCGTCGTCGTCGGCTGCCGGGGCAGCCGGGCTGTGGGGAAAAATTTCCCAACATCCAAaactttttgctttttctacaTATTTTTAGATGTGATAAATTTTTTCGCAGTTGTAGTTCA
This region includes:
- the LOC124338234 gene encoding cyclin-dependent kinase 14-like: MSETKNKLSKVARLRKRLSDSLGRLASLAKEDWSISRTRSQTRLSHMGYRKDHNGLSMRGKAGFSDEYLDKLDSETRDSLQENGDASGGQGEPDLRWERLRLSDGDLLSASRDPEFEKLKGSGGADSGLGSDDACAQDTSSRIATVGGEQVVLRRSKKSSSSHLKQRPKSEVYRHQPIDPHLAGASVVLPSASAINLKPSESIRRSKRYSAFGGTSPFGKIENYLRLEQLGEGSYATVYRGFSNLTQQVVALKEIRLQEEEGAPFTAIREASLLRDLRHANVVTLHDIVHTKTSLTFVFEYVHSDLAQYLERHPGGLQAHNVRLFLFQLLRGLSYVHRRKILHRDLKPQNLLISEVGELKLADFGLARAQSVPSHTFSSEVVTLWYRPPEVLLGSTQYSSPLDLWGVGCIFVELLTGSPAFPGVKDAADQLERIFKILGTPTESTWPGVSRLPLYKPQRLNFYRTQRLGHAFPRLYDISQAENLASKLLQLQPSTRLTGETAVRHKFFQELPSQLFNLSDDVSIFTVPGVGLYPEERKFPPVVLRAAQELKNKAKF
- the LOC124338327 gene encoding uncharacterized protein LOC124338327, with protein sequence MKNKQQSIILAALILSIAICWLPSVANGMPILSGEVDGRDGHRSDASGDRLRRQMDYSEDETVVVDAPADAYVGSNDEQPADGNLTLRFGYGGYQQPGPQQYNPYGWNSYGGGQQPYAGYQPPQPVPNYYNNYPGGYPAAPYGPYNYNYPPDYSNSSNSTTTMNPFYNNYGYNYYYPMMNTTTTTTTTTTTTTARPTTTTTRPYGNYYVFNFRDGSNQTDIDDGAYNGGAAGQDDEFQFGNR